The Arachis hypogaea cultivar Tifrunner chromosome 14, arahy.Tifrunner.gnm2.J5K5, whole genome shotgun sequence DNA window TCAATCACATTCTTGTGCAGCACACTGTCCATGTGCTTTGGCAATCTTAAAAGACAATCTATGAATTTCTTTATTCTAGCAGTTCATTTTTACCAGTACACATGGCTTTTCTTCTTAGCATACTGGTGGTATGATCTATTGCAGCCTTATGTATGGAGCTGAGGATCCTTCAATAGCAGGGATGGTTTTGGACAGTCCCTTCTCTGACTTGGTTGATTTGATGATGGAACTTGTAGATTCATACAGAGTCCGACTGCCAAAGTTCACTGTAAGTGTGTGTGTGTAGACTATAGACTGAGATGGTTTCTTAGTTATGGCTCATGGTTCTGTAGCATAACTGTTATGTTGATTTCTCCCTCCTCTTTCTTTTTGCAGGTGAAGTTTGCAATTCGATATATGCAAAAAACAATCCAGAAGAAGGCAAAATTTGACATAACAGACTTGAACACCATTAaggttaatttaattttttttccctgTTTAAGGGTTTTAGTTGAAATGGTTTCTTATTTGCTTGGTTATGTGACTGATTAGTTTGACTGAAAAGGAGTTGGTTATCCTTCACCCACTTTGTTTTTATGTAACTTCAATTTAGAATCCGCAGCTAGTGTTGAGCTTGGTTATGTTGCTTGTTAGCATGCATGTAGCAACTTGATAACGGATCAGTCAGGTAGTTAGAGTGCAAATTTGTTAACAAAGTATATAAGGAAAGAGgcagaaaaaagaaaacagtGCATAAATTTTTCTTGATCCTTCCTACATATGTAGCAACAGAAGTTTTATAGGAAATGTTTATCTGGGAGAACATTCACAAGTTTTTGTTGTTGGTACATTATTATATTCATTTGTTGTTTATTTGATTGCAGGCAGCTCAATCTTGTTTCGTTCCGGCACTACTAGGACATGCCATTGACGATGATTTTATACAACCTCATCATTCGGATCGTATTCTTGAGGCTTACATGGTAAGTATGTCTGTAGTTATttgttttacttttattattcaattgaaGACTGATTCACATCTCATCTTCTTTGGGCTATGTTGGGTAGACCAAGTTGAGAAATTTTGTAAGTCTCAGTTTGCTGCATTATAACATGTCTTCTAGATTGAAGATGCAACTATTAGGTTTCGGATCCATATTCATATTCAACCATATTAAAAATGTACGAataacacatgtatttatacacaaatacatggtCTCAGATTTAATGGTTGATCTTTTGTTGCACATGGCATTTCTTATTCATGTTTGCACTTTATATGCCCCTCCATCTTCTCCTTGCCTTTTGAATATTTAATATGACTTTCCATGCTTTGCAGGGAGACAAAAACCTAATCAAGTTTGAGGGAGATCATAACTCTCCTCGTcctcaattttattttgattctatAAACATCTTTTTCAACAATGTTCTGCAACCTCCCGAGGATGAGGTTGGGGAATTATTTTTTGACTTCACTAATGAATTATTTGGTAAGGTAAAAATTCACCATGCTCCCCTACTCTAGTACCGTTTCAGTCAAAACACAAATCTCcattgtatttttgaaaaattgacttGTCTTTACTCAGGATGTTTGGAGATCTATGCAAGAACTAGACTATGAATTTGAACAATCGTCCGAAAACAAAGGCATGGATCAAGTACCTAGTGTCTCCTGACTATTTCATCTGCTTTTGGCAGCATCACTTTTATTCAAAATCTTACTTGTTTTGTTGCTTGTTGCAGAATCATCAACATGCTGGACTGTGGATGCTATTAGGCAAGTCCATTCAAGAAGACCAATGAGTAGGATGGAGGTTTGTCATTTTTACTTGTACTTGGTTTATCCTATGAATACTGCTTGAGTTTTGATCATCATGCATTTTAGTTTCTTACGTGTTTTACTACCTGAATTTATTGTTTTGTATGACATTTTTCAGGTTCCATCACATACCCCTTTGAAAGATGAACTTTGTGACCATGAGGTATTGCTtgaactttttctttttgctgcatTACTTATTCATATGCCATATTTGGGAGACAAATAATGATTTAATGAATGATGAATGCATAAAACAGGATGGTATTTCCTCCTCATCAATGATAAGCTTTGAACTATcaaatggtggtggtggtgccacTGTTCCAGCCACTTTGGATGATgatgccgattttgtagaatatCAACTCGAAGACCTAACAGGCTTTCCATCCagtgcagaggaagaagaaagagtaTGTCAAGTCATTGGCTTAAACTTGAAATTTCGAATACAATGAAAGATAAAtgactgtttttttttctttatgaacTTTGATGCATGATTCAGATGCTTAAGGAAGCAGTTATGGTGTCACTGGAAGACTTAGAAGTAACAAATCCACCAAAGGATGAATCTTCAAATCCTTTGCAGAAAGAACATGCTACAAACAAAACAATTTCCACTGCATCTGATGATGTATGTAAACCCTTGAAAGTTGAGTCAAATTCAGGCACTGAGTTTGGCAATTCAGCAAGTGCTTCTTCTGTTTGTAGTGATAGTTCTACTAGTGTACAGAGTTCATCAGAAACTGACATATCACATAACACAAGGGCCACATTAACTGTCGTCAGGACTCCGACAGCCAACGTCCTCAACGGCTTAATGCGCCGTTGGGATTTCAACCTTTTCAGAAACGATCGAAACCGATGATGAGTTTCTGGCATTATACTTAATCTTTTGTAACTACAAGGAGTATAGTTGTTGAAATGGTTGACATCAGAAATAGGTAAATGGTGTGTAAGTTTAGTGTGTTGAGATTTTAATCTAACAATCACCTAATATTCTTAGGTGTAAAAGAGAATCTGTGATGAAAACTTTCCTCATTGTTCAGTCATGCTTATGCATCATGTTATTGCTGTAATTATATCCAACTACTACAGGGTGGTAAAGAATCTGTTATGTTTTGTATTGGAATGGAACAAATTTTACTCTAAACGGTTATTTATTAACAACCATACCAAAAATAAGCTATCAAATCACTCAAATACGTATTAGAATATAacatatacattaaaaatgaCTTAAACAATATATATTCATATACAAATAAATAGTGActgatttaatagttaattttttatttgcacataacattttttattaatgCGTTATCGCCTGAATGAATATTTATAACTGGAATTTATGCATGCGAAAAATCACAAGTGTGTTTTTACTAAATTataatctattattttattttatagatttAATTTTCATGAACATACCAGGGTAAAAAAATAGCGTGAATTCAGTTGGACATTATCacgttaataaaaataattattttttatatttattatttaaataattatttaaaaaataaatattattagataattataaaaaaatattttatactattaatattttaaattagtttttattttatttattatgaaatgttttagataaatataaaatttcgatatataaatattaagagtaaagaattttatacgaaTCATGTTCATAAGTAAGTTTAGATGATTTTACCGGGTTTGaaatttagtttataatttatctattcttaatatataaaagtagatggaTAAATTTACCCACATTACTTGTAAGATATCTTTTTTCTCCTACTAGCTTACTGGGCAAAActttagaatcaaccactcaatttttgtcaaatcaactattatttctAAATCagcaaaaaagtaaaatatacaaaaaaaatatacaagtaataaaaatatatatcactcaatttttgccaaataaactattattttcaaatcagcaaaaaagtaaaatatacaaaaaaaaaatacaagtaataaaaatatatgcAAATTAGACTGCAAAATTACCAAtgacaataattaaaaattaatagtgTCTAACTAAATTTGTAACCTACAAGAATCAAtgtctatatttattatattttaccgttaacaatacaataaatttataaccccaataattaatttattaatttctataaataactcattaaatgtaataaacattcatattacaaatgtcataataatctattaatctattaaccaacttgggttggtcgagtagtcagctcactcgtccgcttaagcaagtgtcggaggGTTCTTTCTCCTCCTACTAATACTATATTATCAACATCGCTTACTtaacaaaattttagaattaacCACTCAATTTTTgtcaaatcaactattatttccaAATCAGAAAATTACCaatgataataattaaaaattaatagtgTCTAACCAAATTTGTAACCTACAAGAATCAATGtctatgtttattatattttaccattaacaatacaataaatttataaccccaataattaatttattaatttatataaataactcattaaatgtaataaatattCATATTACAAATGTTATAATAatctattaatcataataaattttacgttacaaaCATTCAAATTTCATACTATTTGAACTGCTTATATAAGTCTCTCATAACTATTTCTTCAAATAATATgaaatttagcacaaaaaatttattttcgcactacacaacatctcaaacttactcaatggagCATCATTCTGTAGACAATATCACAATTGGTTTATCAAACTCACAAATGAAGAAGAGTTTCTTTGcttagaaatgattatattagatgaaaaggtacaaaacaaacatatttattgtatttttaaattgaacATTTTTTAACACTATTTTGAATTTGCAACACTTGAGACATTGTCTGACAGAGTGGGtcaaaaaagaatattaacaggtaatttcattttatattatttcaattattcttattaaaaataacttatttaaaaaaaattatacacatttttgttctttttatttgtaGATGTCATTGGAAAACTGCATGCacattaaggtagcgtttgttttcggagACAGAACACAGAGACATGGACAATACATGTTTAAAAAGCTTTTGGAAGCAGAGACATGGACATTGAACATATTGTCTCCGAGagacagttttttatacttttgtgtccactcttttatgaaggacaatgatggacacgaaATTTGAAAGAATGGACACaaacttttttataaattttattttcctttttgtccatagatatttttattattccactattaccccttcttatttttcttattgCGTTGTTCTCAAAGAGGTACTTTCTTCTCTCtgctctttctctatctctgcgttatctttcttttttttttcaggtaCTCTTTCCTTCTTGTAGAATTTTTTATTGAGCTGGATAATTTCTTCCTTCTTATGGTTTTTACTTCAATACCATTTTAACtttgtattatattatttgatttgtaataaaaataataacaaaaataattaatcttaaaatttttgaaagataaaattatcaaaggtaaaattgatcttttaaaatactaaaaaataatttataagttgtaattgattttatataatttaaaaaaataagctttttgaaaagaaaaatcagtttttagataaaaaaaataggttttctaaataaaaatatatttttatgtgcaaaaactaattttttttcatgtaaaaatggattcttttttaaaactgattttttatttaaaattaatttggcttattaacctaaacaaaattttttattaatcaaactcagatttattttttttgtcaatctTAACCAgatgtattcctacatattaataataaatttaaaaataaaataaatatatttataaattttattttaatataaatactattatatatttttttattaaaattttttgcctcTTCAAACATTTTTTTAAGTTCTGTTTGTACTCCTACGTATTCTTATTCtctattaaattagtttatatttgatgtaaaaaatTTGGAAACACagggctattttagtcatttcatataatattttaattttatccatgtgtatccaaacataatattggacattacattagtgtcttgtacATCGTATCCAAATACAATACACAAAGAATAATTTAGTGTCTCCGTCCTATTGTCTCTGTCTCACTGTCATGTTTTgtcctctctctaaaaacaaacgcgGCCTAAGAGAGTAACAAAaaagaaaaccatacaaattcaagacacatcttcGAAAGAAGAATATACATGCAAAGATAGAACAAACAACACAATAAAAAATgtatgagtaaagtatcgtttttgtccccaacgtttggggtaagtcctatttgtgtttctaccgtttaaatcatcctatttgtatccttaacgtttataaaagtgattcaatgttatcctactatcaattatactaacaaatcagattatatttttcaattattctcacttggatgtattcattctcaattaggtctcacttagatgtgttcgattttaatattatacccattatttgtgtttagatttaattatgtccttagaaaagtgaattatgtaaatgttgtaggaattagttcttTATTACCAGGGTTACTTCTTTATTACCTTTACTTTTTGTagttcctatttgctgctgtttTCTGGAAAAAAAGGAGTTTGGTTTGATTTCCTGTCTGAGAATGTCTAGCAAAGGTCAGTGCTAAATTTgcgttttcttctacttttttgTGCTTTATTCTTTCTTTGTCTGGAATGGAGAACTGTGATGCGGTTGATCCGCGTGGGTGGGTTGATGCCAGGGTAAGGGAATATGCGTCTCAGTTTGATGATGAGGAGTCGGTAAAGTTATTGGGGTCGGATTTGTGGGTTAGGAAAGGTAGTAACATTAGGATAGAGTTGTTGCCCTGTGGTAAAGAGGACCGAGTCTGTGACCAGTTGAAGGATTGGTCTTTCTTTTATATGTACAGCTGTTTGTTTACTGAGTTGGGGGTCAAACTGCCTTTTACCGAGTTTGAGTGTGGGGTTTTGTACTGGTTGAACTGCGCCCCTACCCAGCTGCACCCTAATTCTTGGGGCTTTGTACGGGCTTTCGAGGTATTGATGGAGTTACTGGGTTACCCCCCTTCTCTAAGGCTTTTCTTCTCGTTGTTTCAGGCTAAGGGGATGGGACGCGGGCTGTGGGTAAATCTTAGCAGTTATCCGCGTCGAGCTATCTTTGTTCTTTATAAATCTTCGTTTAAGGATTTTAAGTCGATGTTTGTTAAGGTGAGGAGTGTACCCGAGGAGTTTTCCTTCTATCTGAATGAGCATTTGGTCGAAAAGTTTCCCTTGTCTTGGTGTCCCAATTATAAGGGCTGTAACAGTTTACTATTAGGTATTGAATATCAATTGATTTTGACATAGGGATTTCTCCCATTGTGGTCTTTAGCCATATGTGTCCCATGATGGGACTCTCTCTCCGGAGAACCCAATTAGCTCTCCCGAGGAGGGCTGTATCAATTTTTCTGATAATTTCATTTTTATAAaggtagaataaaataaaacatcagCGCTACTACCTAGATCCAGCAACATTTTTCTTACCAACAGTTCTCCGACCTGGATGGAGATTACCACGGGGTCGTCGAGGTTAGGGCTTGCCGATCTGAAGTCTGCTTGGTTGAAGGATATTGTGACGTCTGGATCTTTGTCCTTCTTTGGTTGTATGGTTCCTTCGATTGCTAGCATCGTCCTGTAGCTTCGCTTCCTGGCCAAGCTTGTTTGACCTCCGCCTGCGAATCCCCTTGATATGTGGATAATGACTCCTCTTGGTGGATCAGGAGTCGTCCTCTCTTTTTTGTTGTCATCGGCCACTGCTTGCTTGTTCTCAACCCTGTCCGAGTTTCCTCTTCTGCCCTTCCGGCTCTCGATATATTTGTCCAAGTGCCCTTGGCGTGCCAGCCTTTCCAGGAGGTCCTTCGCGACGATGCAGTCGTCCGTGGTGTGACCGAACTCTTGGTGGAAGGCACAATACTTTGTCCTATCTACGAACCTTTGATCCTGGTAGTTCCCTGCTCGAGCTAGTGGCTTTATGATTTTGGCGTTGAGGATTTCTCTGATGATGTTTTCTCTTCTTGTATTGAATCTGGTGTATGTGTTGTATTTCGACGTGGGCTTGGAAAGTTTCTTAGTGTCTCTGCTGCCTAGCGATCTGAAAGTTCTTTCTTCGTCTCTCCGATGTGGTTGTTTGTCCGATTTTTGGGCTTCTCGGAGTTCTTCGATCTCCATTTGGCCTGCCGCCCTTTCTCGGAATTTCTCTAGCGTCTTTGGCTTAGGTATGGCAATGGTCTCCCAGAATTTGCTGGGCCTGAGGCCGGCCTTGAGAGCGTGCAGGTGAACGGCCGGGTCTAAGTCCTGGATCTCCATAGTGGCGTCAGCGAATCTGG harbors:
- the LOC112742129 gene encoding uncharacterized protein, whose amino-acid sequence is MADKESPQLSQDDLLARIAELQAEVRRIAELSTQNNGESSKGSAQDTADPLNIVPPKEKLTLDNPLSEEITNYQMPKNFTLPTALEPYKGFGDPRAHVKKFQSMMFFNGPNNESVLCRAFPTYLDGAALLWFFKLSAGSIFSFEDLARSFIDYFAASRIYVHGSDYLGTIKQGQHESLKDYMTRFADATMEIQDLDPAVHLHALKAGLRPSKFWETIAIPKPKTLEKFRERAAGQMEIEELREAQKSDKQPHRRDEERTFRSLGSRDTKKLSKPTSKYNTYTRFNTRRENIIREILNAKIIKPLARAGNYQDQRFVDRTKYCAFHQEFGHTTDDCIVAKDLLERLARQGHLDKYIESRKGRRGNSDRVENKQAVADDNKKERTTPDPPRGVIIHISRGFAGGGQTSLARKRSYRTMLAIEGTIQPKKDKDPDVTISFNQADFRSASPNLDDPVVISIQVGELLVRKMLLDLGSSADVLFYSTFIKMKLSEKLIQPSSGELIGFSGERVPSWDTYG
- the LOC112741139 gene encoding uncharacterized protein, producing MEQLVNFIIRPPRAEYDPKTDLLEQEFMLKGKLFQRKDVEIKNSRGDVLQCSHYVPIVSPGGKPLPCVIYCHGNSGCRADAGEAAIILLPSNITVFALDFSGSGISGGDHVTLGWNEKDDLRAVVNYLRADENVSLIGLWGRSMGAVTSLMYGAEDPSIAGMVLDSPFSDLVDLMMELVDSYRVRLPKFTVKFAIRYMQKTIQKKAKFDITDLNTIKAAQSCFVPALLGHAIDDDFIQPHHSDRILEAYMGDKNLIKFEGDHNSPRPQFYFDSINIFFNNVLQPPEDEVGELFFDFTNELFGKDVWRSMQELDYEFEQSSENKESSTCWTVDAIRQVHSRRPMSRMEVPSHTPLKDELCDHEDGISSSSMISFELSNGGGGATVPATLDDDADFVEYQLEDLTGFPSSAEEEERMLKEAVMVSLEDLEVTNPPKDESSNPLQKEHATNKTISTASDDVCKPLKVESNSGTEFGNSASASSVCSDSSTSVQSSSETDISHNTRATLTVVRTPTANVLNGLMRRWDFNLFRNDRNR